The region tcattttttatttttgcaaatttCAGTAATGTTTGGGCCAATAAAACCCTCATCCTTGATATAATTGGAGGAGTTAGGCTATTCAAAAATCTCGGTGCCTGccaaaaataaatgaaatctcaataaaattttacattaatgaATATGGGCACTTAGTTATCACAAGTCCAACCAATCATATCAGATGACCAGCCAAAGAGAATATTTATGAATCTTCATACCAACAACTAACACCCAAATGGAGACCAAGAACAGAACCCAGCTCCCAAGTTCTATCTCCTCATGTTTAACTCAAGGGAAATGATGATTGTTAGTTTCTGTGATTGGTTACCAAGTAAAAATTTCTATTCCATGATCAAACATCTATGAGTATCTGAAGAACCGTTCACCTCTAAGTACATGGCTGGCAGTGGTAGCTAGTGACAACTGGATGCTTGAGGTTTTAAAAAAGGCAGAGTTATACAAAATCAATTTATAACTAGCCAGCATAACAGCATAGTTACAGAAAACTTATCGAGAGACCATCGTTTTATGGCAGTAAGCagcaaaaaaggaagaaaataaaagagaagaaaagaaaagggtacAATGATGCTAGTGAATAAATTTTCAACGGATCTCTGAATATCATAAACCAAATAATTGATTACCTTGATGTTATAGTCATCTCTTTCAGTAATTTGCTGCAATAGCTGCTGGTTTTGAGTTTGCATATCATCATATGCCTGTCCAATTGACTGAGGAAAACCAAACTAATAGTGTCATGAAAACATCACGAAAGTACCAAAGGCAGAGCCAAGACTAAATGACAAGAAGCTAACCTCTATTTCAGATAAGTAAGcctcattttcttcaattttggctTTTAAAGAATCAGTAAGCCTAGATTTATCCCTGAAATAACAGCATAATTAACACTTTTCACTTGCTTCTTGTAAACCCATTGTTTGATAAATGAAGGTAGCAACAACATAAATACCAGCTACACAATTTCCAATACATCTACATTCTGGTAATGAGAATTTTAACAGAATAATGTGTGGTGGAATTCTCTAGGCACATCAAATAAACATTTTACGAATAGCAGCAGGCTTGCAGAGATCTAGGCAAAATCCGCTTCCAGAAAGAAAaggtatattaaaataataaacctgAATCAGTGACATCAAAAGGTAATCtaatataaagaaaaagaaacaagtaAACTATAACCTCTTAGAAGCCTCCAATTTGTGTCGCAACTCAGCAATTTCAGCTTCGGCAGCAGCCAACTTTTGCTGGGATATCGCTTCAGCTTCATTAGCTGTCTTAACACGTAATTCCAAATTATGCTCATCAAGGCCGGATTTCAAACTTTGAACATGAGCCCATGCCTTGAATTCTGAATCTCTTGCTTCCAAAATATCGCTGCAATCATGGAAAAGGATAAAAAAAAGTAAGAACCTGTAACTATGCATCAAGAAGAACCCAATTGAGGGTAGCAAGATCAACACTTCAATACATAACGCAACATAACCAGAGGTAGAATATCATAACCAGTATAACATAAGATAAGCTGGCATTCTCTTGCACCTCAGCTCATTAAAATTTCCAGTAAAAGAACAAAGTTACATTACAGAAGAATCTGATGCTTAGTCTAACTTCCAGCAGCACTGGAGGGAGGACTTTAGTGAGAGATATCTTAAAGATTGATCAGGTGTCCAGAATTTTCCAtggattaaaaagtaaattaagtgTATTGAATCAGATTAGAATTCACTGCAGAAGATTATAAAGAACACATCTTGTTTATTGAATCTGACCTTGAATCAGTGAACTCACGTCTATACATctccaatatcaatttcaattcCCCATCACTGTCCTTCAAATCCTGTACCTGTaataaaagaaaagcaaaacaaaatCTAAACATAGATTTTCCTTCTCCGTGAAAAAATAAGCATGGAGAATGATAAGTGCCGATAACCAATCATACCATGGCTTGCAACTTATGCATCTGAGTAACTTGGTCAGTAGATCTGACAGATAAATTCTCTATCTCTTTGGCCtgttcataaataattttttagaaattgtTACAATTCCATCAGGCAAAAAGAAAAGAGGATCTTTAATCCCTTAAAGCAACAACAGGAATAACCAGTCAACTTATAAAAAGTACAAACCTTCCTATCGAGAATGCTGGAAAGAGATAGCACGTCAGCCCGGAGAGAATGAATATCCACAGCAGCCTCTTTGTACTTCCCTAATTGGCTCTGCATCGAACTCATTGCCTCGGGAAATGAAGAAAGCAAGCTTTTAAAGTCTGCAATTATTTCCGTTCTTCCTGaaatttaaatgtattttaagCTAATATTCAGCAAAAGAATAGCTATAAGATGAAAACAACAGATATGTTCCTACCTGGTTCTCTAGATGCCTCTTCCAGCTTAGCTTCAATCCTCTTTCTTTCATCAACTTGTCGCTGTATCTCTGCCCCAAGATGAGAAGCTCTAGAATTAGCAACTGCCAATGATCTCTGAAAAACATCAGCTATATCATTCTTTATGCTCAACTCCTTTTCTCTCCAAGCCAGGTTATCTTTCTCAACCTAAAAGGTTTAGGAGGGACATTATAGTTAGCATAGGCATTGGAGGTCCTCTGTAAAATTACAGACAAAAAAGGCATAAATGAAACTACCGACCAGTAACAACCTGTAGTTTCTCAAATAAATCTTGATGGAGGAAAACTTCTGACTTGGATTTTTCTAGTTGATCTCTCACCAAAAGGTACACTTTGGAAGAAGAAATACACTTTACACTCTTCAATGCGTTCTGTCAATTAGAAATCCCCATTCAAATTATACAACTGAATAAGTAGACCTGCCTGTCAGAaatataggaaaaagaaaaatataatatctTAAAAGAGCAAACCTGCAAATTTGATAACCGCTGTAATATTTGAATTCTTTCTTCATGAAGACCTTTTAGCTCTGTCAGTCGGGAAGAAGCTTGTTCCTGGCAGCTCAAATAGATCATTGCATCAACTTTCAGTTTTAGAAATTTCACAAGATAActcaaaaggaaaaaaggaattACCAACAGCTCCTTAAGGGCAGACTCCATTTCATGCAGATCTATATGCTTATCTTTGACTTTGTCACCAGAAACATGCTTACTGCCAAGGTTTAAGACAGGAAAAAATGCCCCTTTTGTTGCATCTCTCTCTGCTTTAAGAGTTGCCAATTTGCAGTTACTTTCCTGCAGTTCCGCAACTGCACTCTCCAATTcaccttcaaaaaaaaaaaaacagagcaaACAATGGCGGTCAAACTTACAGATTCTATAATGACATTTCATATCTTGATAATTAACTGGCATTTGGGCCCCAAGGAAAGGGTTAACACCCAGTGATTAGTTCATCCATAGCAATAGAGGGAGAGAGTTGTCTAAGGTGAAAGAATTGCGTGGattacataaattttcaaaaatatatggCATGCATACTGATTTTTGTTCATGCTACCACATAAATGCAAGATTAATATATCATAAATGAGTTAAGAAGCAAACGAATTCTGCTTAGGAGGCAACTGATAGTGTTGTTACCACTTCTTAACAAGACCAATTCTGATCACATATGGAAGTTACCTTTCAGACGTTTAAGTTCAGCTTTATTTTTCGCATCAATATCTCTATGGCTCTGCAATTCCCTTGCCAAAGATCTGTGATTCAAATGAACATCAGCTATTGCGAATCTCAAATTCTTAacttctgattctagttctgccAGCTGCCTGCATGAGCCTAGCATAAATAGACATGCATACAGTTAACTGATCAACAACTCGAGGGGGTAAAATGGGAAATATTATGTTGTACACAATATAAACTTCCTACTAAGCATGTACCATCGTTCTGAAGCTCCTTCCGAACTGCAGCATATAACCCATCCTTCAGGCACCACAGGTCATCAATGGCAACTATTATATTGTTTAAAATGTTCCCAGTCTTTGCAGAAACGGTATGTTCTCTATCTTCTTTAATCTGCTCTGTGCAATTATTGGAAGAGGAACTTTCAGTCGCACCTGTCTCCATAAGTCGGCTAAGAAAAGCATTCTCAGTATAGGATGGAGGCCCGTCTACATAGAAATGCAAAAGCCTTCTTAGCTAGTATACTTGCCAAACAATTAAAACCTAAAGATAGAAAACGGATGAATCATATAAAACTCCTATAAATCAGAATTGCCAAAAATTTAGCTCAACCTTAGaagttataacaaaaataaaagcaTAGTCCTTGGTATTAAGTTAACAGTTCCATTACAAGGGGCTAGAAcaacaacaaataaaaaattttagcatGGCAGAAGATtctcacctttcacatttggAGTATGTCCAACATCCTGTCCACTAGATTTTCTTGTGTGGATGGACCTTGATTCCAAGTCTGTAATCAgctattgtaaaaaaataatgtcAATTTCCCATAAAGCAGTTTACTAGGGGAAAAAGTCTACAAgatgtaaaatatttttctagTCTTTTCTTAGTCAGCAGAAAAGCATATAATTGTCTAACGGTTTGGACAGGATCTTACTGCTTCCCAAGATTTATTCACCGCTTTCAATGTAGAATCATATGGCTTTTGTTTCTCTTTCAGTTGAAGGAACTTATTCTCAAGGGTAGAACACTCAACTTTCTGTGCCTCTAACTTTTGTACAAGCTTTTGATTCTGAAATTGTAGAACTGCAGCATCAAGCTGCATCATGCCAAAAAAAAAGGAGGGGGCATTAGGAGAAGGTTCAAATAATATGAGCTATAATAAGATAACATTTCAACTTGGCAACCTACTCATAGACAGATGAATTATTTCCCCCAAAATTTCACAATATAGCATTCACACAACCAATAAAAACAACTATCAAAGGCAAAATGACATCACAATACGAAAGCACAAACAGATACAATCAgaggtaaaagaaaaagaaaaggaaacttcatataatataaaattcttgCCGACAAGAAAAAATGTGCCGTATAATTAACAAAGCTAATTTCCACAGACCAATTAACCTATCCATAGGTCCATACCCCAATCAAAATCTTCTTCCACAAAAAATAATATCTCATATTCAAGCCTGAGCACATAGGAGGAGGACCCAGCAATTCACGGTGTTAAAGCATACGACTATACTGAGGAGATTGGCTACAAACAATATAGTTACTAAAGTGAGCTAAAAGAGATCTGCAAAAGGGCGGTTAAGTGGCAATGGCAGCAAATAAACCTGCAAATCCATgatcatttaaataataataaacccTCAGAAATCAAACCAGAGCTTAAAGTTCCAATCATTAGGTCAAAACCTTATATCAACATGCATCGATTTGATTCCATAAAAGAAAATTCAAGTAGAAACAACATGCTAAAAAAGAAACTCCGATTGATACATAAGAAAAACCAGGTCAGgaattaagtgattttgattttttttttcgagttgaaatttaataaagaaaaaagcAATAAGACAAGCATAAATATTCCACTGCATACttcaaattaaaaactaaaagttGTTTTTTAGGAAACTAAGACCTTACCTTTTTCTCCTCAGAAATTGGCAAGAATGGTTGCTTCTTCGAGGCAACAGCAGTGGGCGGTATAGAGTTAAAGTGACGCCGTTTTCGGCCAGCCTCACCAGTGCTCCCCATTGAGCGCACCCTCAAAACTCACAAACCCCCAATCCAACCTGTGCTTCGCATCAAATCCCAATACCCACCCCCCAAATAAAACCAAGATTAAAGATTAAAGTAAAGGTCTTTtttaacaaaaccctagccaACCAATTCCGTTTGAAAACCCTAATTCCTGAATTTGAAAGCTTTTGATCACCTCCGGTTCTATTGAAACTGTAACGAAAACAACAATATTGggtttctaataataataataataataataagagttGTTTGTTGGACTTTCTTTCGCCCTACTTTTCTCTCTCTGAAAACAcagcgagaaaatgaaaaatcCTAATTTAATAATTACTAAGGGAGGTCGAGGGGGTATTCAATGGAGTTGTCTGAAATTTCGTGAATGTTAGAAGGGTAGTATTGGAAATTTAGTGAAAATGgagttttttcttctttgattttataaattccttgattttcttaGCTGTTTGCCTGTTGGAGAAGAATCTCATAAATTATAAATAGGTTTAATTATGACTCCAGTCCTTATACTCtttgaatttataatttaatttctttacttttaattcaagaaatCAATCCTTCATCGTGTCTGATTTAAAAATTGGCTTAATGCATTGTTTAGTCCTTAAAGTATACAGCTTTTCTCACTGATGGAATATCTAGCCAGTCATAAAATGCTAAGAATTAatgaattcaaaaaatataattcaaaatttaaaaaaaaaacctagaaaacAATCCAAAGAactaatttttcccttaaaaacgCTGCTAACTTCCGTCAAATGCCACCATTTCAACCATCGCTCCAGAGGGAAAATCGATCAGGATTCTAATCTAGAGAGAAAGGCTATGGACCAATTAAGTCAAGATAAAAATTAGTTAGAAGCGACAATTGAATCGATTGAActgatttttaagattttttatttttattaattttttaataatttatttaattgaattatctAAATTTGATCAAACCAACCAGATCGACATGACATTCAAATGCCACCATTTCAACCACCGATTTGTCCCCTTTCGCCTTCATTATGCGATTTCTTTTTAAGAACTTCCCAGGAGCAGACATTGGGAACCCAGTACTaacttctttaatttttaaatcaaataagaaGGTTAAATtccagaaattaaaaataaagatattaaatTGCAAATTGCAAAAAGTATGAAACCTGAGGACTTAATTACACCATTAAAATATCCAAAGCTAAATTTAGTTCATTAGCTCCCTCGAGAAAGTTGGCACGAGAtataaattcaaacatgaaataagaaaaaaaaccttATATTGGATATATACTCAGATTTAAGTCGAGATAACACAGGAGATCAGCTATATAAAAGAAGGTCCTATACTCATTTCATCATTGTAATACCTGTtctttttttacaaattgggcagACCGAGTCTGCCTAACAGTTCAGCTATATACACGTCAAATTATCAGGCTTCAATGGAGCTAGTGCTGgccaaaaagaatttaaaagaaCCTCATCTACTCGGTTAACGGTACATTCATTACACCCAAGTGTGACGACGACTACGTCATTCATCTTTCATTGAGAGTTCACGTCTTTTTTTCTGCCCAACTTCCACAACCAGTGTTAAAAGAGCCTCGCACACTTGTGCCGCATCTGCTTCAGAAGGGTCATCATTCAATGATGAATAAACCATCCAGGCATGATCTAGTTTCCGTTTTGGCCGTACCACAACAGATCCTGGGGCTTCTGCATCACAGCGTGCCACAACCCCGTCGCTCTTTTCACTGTATCTAACCCGCAGCAACTGGGCACATGCAGCCATCACAGCACCGAGGGGCATGACCACAGGCAACCTTGCAGGTTGACCATCAGAAAGGGGAGCCGTCAATGGTAGCTCCGCATGAGCAATATGAGATAATGTTGCTAAAACAGCAGGAGTGATGCCGGCTTCGGTATGGAAAGAAACAACAGGAAGTTCCCGAGGTAAATGGTGTTtcttcaaaaattccttcctccGCTTGTAAGTTAAGTCTTCCAAAGCTTGCATGTCCCCCTGTACAGTCAGAATTATTCATgaacttagaaaaataaaatgtgaagaGATGCAAATTATCTATACTACTCGGACACAAGTTTAAGCATCATATATGAGTATGTGTCCAACACGAGTATGTTGAATTTTTCCAAGATTTTCCAAGTAATTGGAGGATCCCTAAAGAATCATAGTCTTATACCCGATTACATATCCGGATACTGCACTTGGCTAGAAAGTAGACTCATAAACCCTTCTTCCCTAGGAAAGAggtgaaaatcactaaaataccAAAGCAGGTGCTGAGTTCCTCCCATGGAAACTCAGAAATTGCAGCAAACATAATTGCATAATATCATACTGTCAATTATTTgtagaaactaaagagaaaagaaaatgcaTAACAGATAACTCCAAACCTTAATCACTTTACAAATCAAAATCTCCATAAGTTTCCGTATATTAACATAATCACCGAGTTGACCTTCTCTCAAGATATCTGAAGCTATAGGGCTTCCACCATACGGACTCTGTGCTATTGCCAACCCAGCAACTTTATCTTTCAAGTCAGACCAATAAATAGATAAAGCAGCCGCTGCATCTACGCCACCTTTGCTATGTCCAAGAAGCAAAACGCGTTTCTGGGAACCCCAATAAATTTCCTCGATGTAATCCTTTATTTCTTTGGCATTTTTCTCAACTGAAGCCTAGTTAGTAATTGTCAACATTCAGTATAGACCAAAAAGTACAGAACTGTGGAATTGAAGACTAATTAAATATACCTCACTGTGAATTTTGGCAATATGGCAAGTTAGACCCAATTTTGAGAAACTTCTTTTTGTGCTGACAAAGTATAGAGGGCCATGGTTGCTGAAAAGACCTGCCAAAAAAAGGCCAGAACTGAAAATTTAGCTAATATAGAAATATAGaatcctttttctctttttcgcTACAAGAAATATAGAATTTGAAGTTACAAAAGGGGGAAATTAACACAACATAGTTCAAAGATATCTCACATCTACTTTTCATGTCATGCCTACCAATGGCATCAAATTTCACCAtccaaaaaaatcaagttcaggGATATATCTTGATACGAACTCAAGTCAGTTTTAACCTTGGTCCATTTTGGCATATTCTTAGTTATAAGTTTCCATAACTGATTTTAGTCAGTTGAAATCCTATGTAGACTCTTAATTACTACAAATACAAAGTAAATGCAATTCATGAACTTATATTCTTGATTTCACCAGTGAAAGGTAGACAATATGTTTCATAGCTGATACAAAATAGATGATTTTGGAAGGTACCACATGCTTGGTGAGGTAGTCAAACTCAGCTAAGGTAGGGTTAGGAAATGCTGTTTTCAGAAAGGTTTCCTTCTAATTTGTTTTTAAGAAACAATCTTTGATGTTTTAAACTGTCTACAATAAATCTTTAGTCATAAAATGAACTTCCCTTAAAAGAGTACTGTAAGCAACGGTATAAAATTACTCCCCCTCCTTTTAGTTTctaaatcattttttttcttctcgcGGTGCCAAAGAagaaatattttttctttcagGAGAAAAAATTGCTAAGATACCTGGAACCAATAAATAAACCATTGTGTTTGGCAGCTTGTGCAGACCATGCCTGACAAAATGGGAGCCAACTAATCAATAAGTGCATAAACACGCCAAGTAATAATAGATACAAAAGATGCAAAGCCCATTTTACCTAATATTGTCTAAAATTTCCGCAAACTTCTCAGTTCCATCTTCAACTGGAGGCATCTCAGGATCACGCTTCAACCATCCTATATCATCAGCAGATCCACGAACGGTCCTCTGTGCCCTTTCAATAAGCCTGAGGTTTTTTGTTTTCAAAGATTGGGAAAATTCAGTACTCCATATAATTCTCATAACTAAAATTTCCTCTGCACTAAATAAGAATCAATACAAAATTACGAACAAAAATCGAAATAAAAGAAAGGGAAAGATTTTTAACTAAAATACTCCATGATTTTAAATGGAATAGAAGTACGCTCCGTAATCAATATCCTATATCTATTGAGAGCATAAGAGGAACTTCACTTGAAAATTGCAAACATTTTATCTTTTAGCATCATGTGTAACTACAGCTACTGATAATATTATGGGAAGAAATTTTCAAATCATAATTCATTTTCACAAATTGTCCTACagaagaaattcaaaattaagcatTCAGGAATCTGTACCCTTGAAACATGGAAATCCCATTTTGCCCATTATGATTTGAATGTACAATCACACCAGTATTTTCAGATGGATCTCCAGCAGTGGCCCTTGCTATTCCAACATGGTTAGCAGAGGTAGCATTTACAAGACTAGATGATTCAGCCAACGTGGAGGTGCTTTCACTAGAAAAAGGATGATCACTAATCACAGTATCCTCAGTCTGTACAGAAGAAAACGTTTCTAATTCTTGTGCATGTACAACGGAATCCCCTGAATCTCTGGTGGAAGGTTCCACTGCAACATTGCCGAAAATATTTCAATGAATTCATCCGTAGTTCATGGATAAAATCaatgagaagaagaaataaaGGCCAAATAAATGAAGAACACCATTAGTTTGATATATAGGCAAGTTtcaaatgaaaatgatataagTAACTCTTCAAAGGCTAATGATTAAGACtcgggaaagaaaaagaaataagaaagaacaaaaaataaatcttATGTACAACATAAATATTGCATAAGGAAAGGGGAGAGGAGAAATACAAGGTGAAAAGGTACAACTTACCAGCATAATCAGAAAAACAACCAGTAAAGTAAGTAGTTGTTTGAGCAAGACACGAAACAGCTTCATTTAGAGCTGGTAATGAGGTAAATAATTGAGGAATAAGCCCATCAAATCCCTTGTCATTTTGTGCCTGACAACAGGGTTGCTGTTACTTGAAGTTTAAGTTAAAAACCAGATGCAGTCTTAATGAAATTAACTAAAGAACTATGACACCAATTTTACCCAGAAGAAgaagggaaaataaaataaagctatAACTCCAAGTTATGAAGTTTAAAAACTAAATGTAATTGCAAAAAAGGATCTTATGTCAAACAATACTAGAAGGAAAAAAGATATATAACAGAGAAAGCAGAACTCTAGTATGTTATAAATTTAAACTAGAACCCAGATCAGGCTAAACATTTGATTGAAGAACCTCTTAAAACTCAATAAAATCTTGAAATCTAAACCAAATACAGATTCGAATAAAACATCTTCAAACAAACAATAACCTATACTTTTAAAGCTGAAATACTTACCACCAACGGAGCTGATTCTCCATTTCTGCATCTTTCAGCACCCCTCATTAGGATCAACCTCTAACAACCAATAAAGAGGGAAAATAACAAGTTACCTATTAAAAAAACACCTCAAAGATGAAAATAGGaaagtgaagaaaaaaaaaaattgccTTGATGCTCATCAATCCAAGCTTTATTAATCTAAGCTTTCGGCAGAGCAATTCCATTAGCATAATTTGCTTCCAAAAGCCTAAGACTAGAGAGTTATATGCTgttattctttcatttcttttttttttctttttttttctgattcTTAAACCCTAGATCGTTCTCATAGAAAGATTCGATAGATAACGCAATCAACTTCAACAGAGAATtaggcaaaaaaaaaatctaacatcaaacaattaataataaataaaaatttaaaatttttaaaagtaaattcaAGAAACACTTACttgaaattttctcttttctccaaATAATAATTATCCGTGAAACGTTTTGCAGATCCGATTCAACAAATTTCAATACGCATGAAGGACGGATTCAATCTTTTCGACAAAGAAACAAAGACGATAACTGATTGGTATTGGGCCGTGAAGTGTACGGATCCAAGGGGAAACCCCTTTTTTCCTTCAGTTGGGCCTTATAACATCAAACAAGTAAATGTTTATAGtccctaaaaaaattattattttatatttgaaacaGAAAAGCCAAATAATCTACACTATCAAAAGTTAATCAGATCATCTCAGttaaaaaaattacgaaaatatttattaaaataagttgtattatttgaaaatattttaatctttttattttaataaaatttaataaaaaacatgCATGCGATGAGATTTAAACCCACACCAATTGCAATAATAAAATCTTATATTCACCACTTAACCAaagtttcaatttaatatattttatacaattttattttaatatgcataatttattatctccataagttatatatatattaattaaattcaaaccatatgtttcattatttattatatattatttttaaacacatatttatattctaaattcataatttccacatcTATATACATAgaatttctaataataataatttctgtaaaaattattataataataaacctTTAAAACTTTTTATCACTTTGTCTTCATCCCCATTTAGCAATTTTTATTtctctcttttaaaaatttaaaaatgagttaacaaat is a window of Gossypium hirsutum isolate 1008001.06 chromosome D08, Gossypium_hirsutum_v2.1, whole genome shotgun sequence DNA encoding:
- the LOC107937448 gene encoding uncharacterized protein, coding for MRGAERCRNGESAPLVAQNDKGFDGLIPQLFTSLPALNEAVSCLAQTTTYFTGCFSDYAVEPSTRDSGDSVVHAQELETFSSVQTEDTVISDHPFSSESTSTLAESSSLVNATSANHVGIARATAGDPSENTGVIVHSNHNGQNGISMFQGLIERAQRTVRGSADDIGWLKRDPEMPPVEDGTEKFAEILDNIRHGLHKLPNTMVYLLVPGLFSNHGPLYFVSTKRSFSKLGLTCHIAKIHSEASVEKNAKEIKDYIEEIYWGSQKRVLLLGHSKGGVDAAAALSIYWSDLKDKVAGLAIAQSPYGGSPIASDILREGQLGDYVNIRKLMEILICKVIKGDMQALEDLTYKRRKEFLKKHHLPRELPVVSFHTEAGITPAVLATLSHIAHAELPLTAPLSDGQPARLPVVMPLGAVMAACAQLLRVRYSEKSDGVVARCDAEAPGSVVVRPKRKLDHAWMVYSSLNDDPSEADAAQVCEALLTLVVEVGQKKRRELSMKDE
- the LOC107937439 gene encoding E3 ubiquitin-protein ligase BRE1-like 1 isoform X2 — translated: METGATESSSSNNCTEQIKEDREHTVSAKTGNILNNIIVAIDDLWCLKDGLYAAVRKELQNDGSCRQLAELESEVKNLRFAIADVHLNHRSLARELQSHRDIDAKNKAELKRLKGELESAVAELQESNCKLATLKAERDATKGAFFPVLNLGSKHVSGDKVKDKHIDLHEMESALKELLEQASSRLTELKGLHEERIQILQRLSNLQNALKSVKCISSSKVYLLVRDQLEKSKSEVFLHQDLFEKLQVEKDNLAWREKELSIKNDIADVFQRSLAVANSRASHLGAEIQRQVDERKRIEAKLEEASREPGRTEIIADFKSLLSSFPEAMSSMQSQLGKYKEAAVDIHSLRADVLSLSSILDRKAKEIENLSVRSTDQVTQMHKLQAMVQDLKDSDGELKLILEMYRREFTDSSDILEARDSEFKAWAHVQSLKSGLDEHNLELRVKTANEAEAISQQKLAAAEAEIAELRHKLEASKRDKSRLTDSLKAKIEENEAYLSEIESIGQAYDDMQTQNQQLLQQITERDDYNIKLVLEGLRAKQLQDTLLLEKHNMEKEIQQASTSLDFYNMKAARIEDQLRFCSDQVQKLGEERFQKSVSLENTQKRLSDMRRSSHQAKESLEDSQLKIEKSRAALVELQIEIERERFKKKRLEEELEVARRKVVHLRAKTEGNLMVERLQQELREYREILKCSICLDRPKEVVITKCYHLFCNPCVHKITESRHRKCPVCAASFGANDVKPVYI
- the LOC107937439 gene encoding E3 ubiquitin-protein ligase BRE1-like 1 isoform X1 translates to MGSTGEAGRKRRHFNSIPPTAVASKKQPFLPISEEKKLDAAVLQFQNQKLVQKLEAQKVECSTLENKFLQLKEKQKPYDSTLKAVNKSWEALITDLESRSIHTRKSSGQDVGHTPNVKDGPPSYTENAFLSRLMETGATESSSSNNCTEQIKEDREHTVSAKTGNILNNIIVAIDDLWCLKDGLYAAVRKELQNDGSCRQLAELESEVKNLRFAIADVHLNHRSLARELQSHRDIDAKNKAELKRLKGELESAVAELQESNCKLATLKAERDATKGAFFPVLNLGSKHVSGDKVKDKHIDLHEMESALKELLEQASSRLTELKGLHEERIQILQRLSNLQNALKSVKCISSSKVYLLVRDQLEKSKSEVFLHQDLFEKLQVEKDNLAWREKELSIKNDIADVFQRSLAVANSRASHLGAEIQRQVDERKRIEAKLEEASREPGRTEIIADFKSLLSSFPEAMSSMQSQLGKYKEAAVDIHSLRADVLSLSSILDRKAKEIENLSVRSTDQVTQMHKLQAMVQDLKDSDGELKLILEMYRREFTDSSDILEARDSEFKAWAHVQSLKSGLDEHNLELRVKTANEAEAISQQKLAAAEAEIAELRHKLEASKRDKSRLTDSLKAKIEENEAYLSEIESIGQAYDDMQTQNQQLLQQITERDDYNIKLVLEGLRAKQLQDTLLLEKHNMEKEIQQASTSLDFYNMKAARIEDQLRFCSDQVQKLGEERFQKSVSLENTQKRLSDMRRSSHQAKESLEDSQLKIEKSRAALVELQIEIERERFKKKRLEEELEVARRKVVHLRAKTEGNLMVERLQQELREYREILKCSICLDRPKEVVITKCYHLFCNPCVHKITESRHRKCPVCAASFGANDVKPVYI